The sequence CCCAGCAAAGcgaagaaaggaagagaaaagaaataaaaaatattaaagggacaaaacaaaatgaaagaaacaacaacaacaaaggaGAACCATTATTATTCACATTGCTGAGCCAGCCAGACTGTCTTAAGTGTCCACAATGCTATTTCCTTTCTCTGCTGAGTCAACAGATCCTTTGTGGCTGAAACGGAGCACTGCCAGGTACCTTACAGAGTATTGGATATTCAGATCCTGAACTTCTTCGTTACCTCATCAAAGGTTTTCCTTTTATggatcacagctacagaaaagtcctgaaaaaataATATTCGATCCCTTATAGATCAGGGTTTgtggttccttcaccaccattCTGGAAGTTTCTAACACCTTCTGCTTGTCTCTATAGGACTGGAATCTCACTCAGAACAGGGGGGAACTGGTCCGACCCAGGCTTGTGCACTGCGACCCGGTGAACTCAATTGATCTACACCTGGCTTGCCTCAGCCTCCAAGCCCAGTAAATGTGGTAGCTATTGCTCAAAAAGGCTGACTGGCTGATCCCCTTCTTCTTGCTCCAGCAGCCCAATAACACGAATGTTCTTTCTCCAGCCTTGATATTCAAGATTGTTGACCTGCTCCACTAAGGCCTCTACCTGCTTTTCGAGAGCCTGGATCTGTCCCGCTGAAGATTCGGCTGCGGTCTCTGATGCTGTGGTCCGCCACTCAGCCTCTTCCGAGCACTACATCCCCTGTTCATGCTTTTGCAGCATGGCCATGATCGGTTCCAACCTGgcctgggcctcttccattgctGGCTCGATCTTTTCTCAGAGTTTAACAAAGCCAGGTCTTACTGAGCAGGTATGTCCAATGGGGTTTCCACGGAGGCCAACACTGCAGTCGTGTGTGTGTCCGTcactgcaggggagtgccctgtTTGTTGTGATCCCTGTGGTCCTTTGTCTTTAGTCATCTTCCCAATTTGCTAAAAAGGATATATACCAATTCAAGTGACTTAAAATTACTGCTTTTTCCTAGAATATCTAAAATGTGGAGGGCAAAAGCGCCACTTTGCCTGAGTTAtgggtgcagagctcagcaagaCAGACCTGTAAGAACgccaccatcttgaatccccTCAACAAAATCTTTAACTGCAAATGGGAACATTCAATCCATTTAACAAGCGAGTTTCTAACAGCATGACTGCAGTCACTTCTTCATTTTCATCTATGGTTCATTGAGCTATACAAAAGGCTTTTTGAATATTGTTCTTCCAAGCAAAGACAAATGTCAGTTTATTCTTTTTCCTCCTTTGACAACTCAGCTTCACGGTATGATGTGAAATGTCATTAGCAAGGAATGTATTGTATACAACAGCTGAATTGTTAAAATGGGATACTGATGTCTCTTTATTTTAGCAGTGCTGAGATAATAAAGTCATGCACGTCCAGTAAAAAAAGAGGACTACTAACCAATGACACCATAATTGTATGTAACAATTAGATTATATCCTAGCTGTTGGCTTTAGAATCTCACTGATTCTGCATGCTGATTGCTTTCCTGAAAGTAAACTTCTCTCTCAGTAGACATTCTCTCTCTTCGTGATCGATTGTGCCCCTCAGAGCTACATGGATGCATGTGTGTGCAACTTTCCAGAGTTGTGTTCAGAGTAACTGGCATCAACATGACAGTTGCTGCATTAACTTCTAATCAGAAGTCACTGTTGCACGTGGACCTCAGAAGCTCATGCAGTCATAAATACTACTAGAGGGAAGACTGTtataatcctgtctttaatttAGACCTGTATAAATTTGCAGGATTCTGTGAGCTGTGTTAATGCAGGTACAAATTGATGAATAGACTTCTTTTCACTTTAAACCTTAATACTGAACATATACCTTTCATAAGTTACATTCATATGGGGTTCAATGTGTGCCTTCTGCAGTCTGTTGTTTTTTTGTTCTTCAGAGAGATTTAGGGTGGAATACACTTTGCAATAGTCTCTCCCCAACAGTGCTAAATGTGTGGCTACTTGTAACCGCTCTAGTTTGTTAATTGGTACTAGCTCAGTTTCATATTTTTTCTCATGTGAATGGAAAAAAAATAGTTTTATTTCACATCACCTTTCATTCCAATCAATGCCAGAAAAAGGAAAATTTGcagtctttttatttctttttttaccCAGTGCTGTCAGCAGTGTCCTGCTTCTGCAAGCCTGATAACACATTAGGATATCATTGCATTTTTATCTCAAGCACttgatgggtggcacggtggctcagtggttagcactgctttctcacaatgccagggacctaggttcaagttccacctcaggcaactatttatgtggagtttgcatgttctccctgagtCTTGTGGATTTTGTcagggtgttctggtttcttcccacaatccaaagacatgcaggttaggtgaattggccatgccaaaaaAACCcagtgcgttagtcaggggtaaatatagggtagtggaatgggtctgggtgggttactcttcagagggtcggtgtggacttgttgggccaaagggcctgattccacactgtaggaaatccatCCAAATAAAACAACTTGGAATAATAGGTATTCATTTAAAACACAAAAGCTATAAACTTCACTGCTGAAGAAACAAGACAACAGCTAAATAGGCAGTACTCCGTTTTCTAATATATTAACTTAACAGCTCTGAAAACTTTGAACTTCAATTGTTTTTAACTTTCTGTTGTGACCATAACCACTCCACCACTCATTTAAGTTTATGTGTGTTTGATGTCTTTTTCTTAAATTAACTTTTCCTCTTTTTACTTGGGATTGTCACCTTCATTTTCACTTATTTAACCAAGATAGTTGTGTGCAAAAATAAAAagtttatttaaatatttaaattgacAGGCACCATCAACCCTCGTCACCTGTGAATGAAACTATGACCCCACGTAACTTGAGTGTGAATAAAAATCCAGTAGAAATGTAAACTGGGCTGCtgactcactttctctcattttATACTATCAAACAAATCAAATGAGATCCTGTAGAGTGAACATAGATGAAAATGAAGTGAGTGATCCTGGCACTGCTCCTGTCAGTATGTGCAGTGTTCAGTCAGCGTACATTTTTGTAAGGCCCATAGATTACAGCTGCTCTACATTAAGTTATACCAATCATTACTTCAGTGGTGGaggttcttgtgatgcagtggcagGTGTCCCTATTTTTGAGCTGGTGATGTgggttgttatggactaggccagaccactcaaaacatttttaagcaggtagcccagaccgtaactttgctatttgtttaactcggtgtatagtggatattcccggTGTAAATTAGCTGGAGCTACTGCCAAGGTTTAAACAAACAAGATTTATTTACAAAGCTACGGAATGAAATACAAAGGTCCGAAAACAGAACGCCACAAAACTTATCCAATCCAACctgacttaatgatactgttccaaaaATACATGCAACAGTCCCAGTACACACATCCCTTagtacaaaaggtaaaatcaagcaAAGGCTTACAGTTTGCCAAGAGAGAGAGAAGTCCAACAGCTTGTTTCACACAGCCCCTGCTGCAAATGAACTAAAAAACCTCGGTTGCCAGGACTGGCCATTcctctttcattatacaagttatttctaaaagatgaaagcctTTGGCCTGAGGTATCATTTGTTTAGGGGTACACAAAATGGGCCCCAATAAATCATTCATCTCTGCATTAACTCAACCATTTTGGAGGCTGGGCTGATTTaagacccctctgaaaaaaaatcaagggtgCAGTAACTTTGAGAAAAAGGACCAGTTTTATGATGGGGTTGCAATCCCATCTGGAACGGGGATGTGTAATAACATGTGTGAAGAGTTTGTTTAGAAGCTATCATTACTTTGATGAATACAGGGTCAAGCTGTCCTGGAAACACTCTTGTAATTACCTCTAAAGACCACCAGCAGGCACTGCTTACATAAAAGTCATGCTGGTTATTAACTTGAAAattaggacctgaccaggtttGCTGGCTTAATATTAAATTCAAATGAAACTTTGGATATCTTTAAAAAAGGCAAAAATAGTTTATTGTGGCACCATACAGTAAACAAAGGAGCACAGCAGACTTACTgtaaaaaataaaacagaacacttcttccctcaaacaaaagaatgtaaatattttcagaaataGCGTGTTCTTAACTATTTTAAATTGACAATGTGTTATGAATATAATTTTGCCTTGTCTTACAGAATAATAGGCAAAGTTTTAAAGTATTGAATGACTATTATAGTATATTGTTAATTATATAGTTTCCTCTGTTGATAACTAGTGAAGAGTGAGAACATGGGTCAGAGTTCCATTGCAAAGAAGTGACAAAGGACATGAGAGGAGAAAGCATGAAGGACAGCAAGAAGTGGGTCAAAAGAACCTAGATTCAAGATCACATAATTAGGAACTTAAATTTTATTGACTGACAGGAACAGAAATGGGCAACCTGCTTCCcttaaattgaaatgtggaagAGGGAGCTGCAAATGGTGCCCAACAGAAAATCCTATAAATTGGTATTCAGTCTATGGTAGATGCTGGGGAGATTGATGGAGTAAATTATAGCTGCTTTGGAATCTCTATAAAATCTCTTTAGTTTTGTTGACATTAAACTTCTGCTAAGTATGGCTCATCCAGAATCTTATGCAGGATAGTTGTTGGACAAACAAGTATTATTGTTGGAGAGAGTAAATTTAAATAACAAGCATCTCTAACATGCATGTGGAAATTGACTCCATGTTTTAAGAGATTGAATGTAAATGGTGAAGAGGGTAACAAGGATGTTACAACCGAAAATGCAGCCAGGAGAGAAGTAATTCCAATGACACAACAGATGTGAAGGAACCAGGAGAGAAACTGAGGCAAGTTGAAGAAGGTGGAATTGATGATGTTGTGGCATTAATTTAGAGAGAAGGGGAATAATGCAGGTGAGCAATATTTGGTAATGTGAGATTGTGATTTGATGATGTGTTTTGAAGGACATTTAAATCAAAAGTGTGGAGTTGCTGATGTTACAGGCATGGGAGAAGTGTAGTGTCCAAGTGAGGAAATTGAAGGATTAACTGGTACTCTTAAAGGACAATATATATTTTATGATgatgggtgggtgagggtggaaATGTATAATATGCACGTTGTGAATGATCAGATGGAGAAGTGGTTTGATCAGTTCACTTAGAAGAGGAACGTTTAATATTACGCACACTGAAACAAATTCCTGAACACCTCACAGCAAAAGTAGTAGCAGGAGGAAAACATTTGACAGCGTATTATCAAAAAGGGAGACGAGAATTTTAGACTTCTTCTTTGTCTTCAGTTTACCGTAGTTCCATAAAAGAAATTAAGCTTAAGTGATCAAGCCATACTTGAGAATGAATGGCCAAGCAAGTACATTGGAGTTTGTAGCCCATGTGATCACATATCGGGCATCATGCAGTGTAAAAAAAGATAAGATGGCTTAAATGGAGTCAAGTGAATTCTGCAATTGTATTGTATCTTGACTTATTGTTTGCTGTTATCGCATTTCTTAAGCATTGCCAGAAAAAGTCTTCAGAATTAGGATTTTTAGGCCAATGTAACACAGAGCTGCGACATAACCTCTtccttaatttcagatattttgagTTTATTAAAACAGGTTCCAGCAGGATCAACACGATCACATCTTCATTTTTATCCATTAGTCTTTGGTGAGCCATGTAAAAGGCTGTTTTGAAAGTTCCAGTCTTGACATACTTCCTTGTGAGCAAGAACACGGTCTTTTTGCTTTTGTGAATGCTTTGAGAAAGATTCTCGACAACAGGCATTCCTaattcccaatctctctcttccAAACAGAGGCAAAATTGCCTTTCACCTTTATCTTCCAAATGAACCAATAATTCATTGACAACCCAATCTGTCACAGCCAGATCTGAAGTGTCATAAGCAATGAATGCATCATAGGAGCAGCTCTGTACTTTAAGAGTGCGATACTGATACTGGTTCAGCTTAGAAGTGCATAAGTTGTACAAGTACCATACATCCCAATAAAACAAATGATGGGTCAATGCCATAAACAATGTGCAAAAAATGATGATGGCAGAAGCCAAACTTAGTGAAGCTGCAAGATCATTCATTGCGCATGTGTGCTGATCAAGGAGAATAATGCTTTGTCCTCGATGACTTTCAGGAGATTCACAGGTAACATCAGTGGCCAACTGAGGAATGTCCAGATCGCATGTATTAATCCAAGCAATAAATGGCACAAGTTCACAAATGCAATAAAATGGATTCCCTTTTAAAACCAGAACTTCCAAGAAAAGTTGTTCACTTGTTGGAAAAACTGTCTGCTGCAATATTTTAATTTCGTTATAACTTAAATCAAGATACTTTACTCTGTTTGCTGATGTAAAGAAACTTATGGGAAGTTGAATGATTTTATTATCTTTCAGCAACAGTTTTTGGAGGGACTTGGTGCAATTATACAGCCTATCAGGGACAATGGTTAAGTAATTGTGGCTCAGATCTAAAGTCAGCAAGTTCTTCGATAAGTGAAGTTCATCCCAATTAAACATTTTTAGTTTGTTATGGCTCAAAGACAAGTATGATAATTTACGTGGTAAATTTTCATAGATTTCAGATGGGATGTGCTCAAGTTGATTGTAAGATAAATCAAGATAGGTCAAATTTGTTAGATTTTTAAATAAGTTTATATATCTACAATCCTCCTTCTTCCACAAAATATCCAACCGATTTCCATGGAATTTCAAAACTTCCAAAGAGGCACTGTTTAATCCTTTCTCTGTTAAGGTGAAGATACCATTGTTGCTTAAATTTAACACTTTCAAATATTTAAGGTTTTCAATAAATCCCATTTTATGTGTCACACCCTCAACGATAAAATAGTGCGGGTTGTGACTTAAGTCCAACACTTCCAGTTGCCACAGTTCTTTAAAAGCATTATCATAAGCTGGATCAAGTCGATTATAAGAAAGATCTAAATATTTCAAATTTGGCAAGGAAGCAAACTCAGTCCCATTTAAAGCTTGCCCAATTGCATTTGCTGACAAATTCAGGCACCTTATTTTCTCAAAGCCTTTAAACTGCTTTGGGCTAATGAAGAAAATATTATTCAAACTCAAATCCAATGTCATCCCATACGAATGACAAGCCCACTGCATCTTTGGTCCCAGGATATTGTTATCATCATCATTAAGGGATTCATATCCAAGATGGGTATATCCTGGCAGTAAATTTGGCTTGTTTAAACTCGACTCTACAAATGGGAGAGGTTTATCTTTATATGTAGAATCATGTAGAAGATTTCTGTTGACTGATGGAGGTGATATTCTATTTTCTGAAAGATCTACTATCTTTAGTGATGTAGATTTTTGGATGATTGTCAAGTTTGCCTGCTTAATGAAATTTGTTCCAAGGTTGAGAACAGTAAGATTGTTAAGAACGTACAATGGTTTCAGATCCTGGGATTCGAGTTGTTTGAAAACATAACCTTTAATAATTAATTCTCTCAAAGCAACTAATTTGGAAAAGTTTCTTGAGAGATTTATGTTTTTGAGATATCGAGTTATTTTATAGTTGAATGACAAGTCTAGTTCTTCTAGCCTGGGTAGGTAGTTTAAAAAGTCTCCAGTAGCAATTTCATCAATCAAAAAATTCATTTGAAGATGTAAAACCTTCAAGTTTGTACAATTCTGAAACCAGTCACTTTGTATTTTATGGAGGCTGTTGCTGGAAAGAATTAATGTCTGTAACTTTGAAAGCCTTTGAAAAGCGTAGAGATGGATGTGCATGGAGCTATCTCCAGGGCAGGGTTCACATGGGAATGGAGCATTAAAACATCTGGGACAGTTTTGAGATAAGTCAAGGTATTCCAGATCAATCAGATGTTCAAAATCATCATGGTTTATAATTTGAATCTTGTTTTTATGGAGATATAATGAACTTAATGTTTCTGGCAGTTTTCGAGGAACCGAGGTTAAATTATTTGAGCCAAGCGATAGAGTTTTCAGTTTGTTGCCACTTGAAAATGCCCCATCACCTATATGATTGGACACATTGCACGGATTGTGATAGTAACAGTTTTGTGACAAGTGAAGTGTTTCTATGTTTGACAGATCGGGTAGGTCCTCTTTTGTTACATTGAGAATCTTACTGCCATTGAGGCTGAGTAGTTGTAAACTAAGTGAGAGTTTCTTAGGGATTTTATCGAGGTGGTTTTGATCCAGGTATAACTCTTGTAGATTTCTCAGGGAGGAGAAGCTGTCATTTGCAATAACCATGCTCTTCCCAGGTGAAAGGTTCCAACTCAAATCTAATTTGGTTAGGTTTTGTAAGTTGGAGAAATGGTGACTGGAAATGTATGAAATCTGATTATCTGCCAGATTTAGACTTGTTGTATTTGCAGGAATATTTGCTGGTATATTTTGAAGCCGGTTGCTTCTGCAGTCTACTTGAATAGAGGAGCCGTTATTCCCTATACTCACATCACATGGGAGGCTTCTGGGAATCCATCTGGGTGTGAGCGGTACAACAATTTTGAGTAGAAAGAGGAAGCACAGTAAAATTAGTGCTGAAGCTGATGTTGCTTTGACCTaaggaaaattaaaataaatcaaaacaggAAGTTGGTGTTATTAATCATTTTCTGTGTACAAATATAATACTTTTCTGTtaaaatttctgctcatgattCATAAAGTTgtcacacatagaacatagacatgGCTGAATTTTAGAAAAATTGGCTAAATGTTACTTTCTGGGTGGTTCTGTTCATGAGCCCTAATATGTTTTCTCATGCAGTTAAGTATATACCATTGCCTCTATTACACACTCCCCCCGCCCGGCCACTTCTGCTATCATGCACTCGCCAACACCGGACGTAATTGCCATTACTGGAATCTCCAGTGATTTCTGGGGCTGACACCATGTTTAAATCTCTGTGGTGCACTTGGTCAATTACAGCCTGAAACTGCCCGTCACATTGTATATAGTGGGAGGGGAATGAATATGAAGAGCTTTTGAGGGTGCATAGGTGGCACAGGGATACTTCATTGCAAACATAAGCTCCCATTCGTAAATGTACTGTCATTTTATATCGTCACCTCTTTGGCTGACAGTCATTATAACTGCAATAACAACCAAGTTCCACAGACTATCCATCCTTCGTGCTGTGTTAGAACTCTATCTAAGGCTGtggtagctgcaaatgtgttgctggtcaaagctcagcaggccaggcagcatctcaggaatagagaattcgacgtttcgagcataagcccttcatcaggaagggcttatgctcgaaacgtcgaattctctattcctgagatgctgcctggcctgctgtgctttgaccagcaacacatttgcagctgtgatctccagcatctgcagacctcattttttactccaaggcTGTGATAGTCTTTCTTTGTCACACAGTGTGGCATAACATCTTCTCACTGTTCAGTGTAGGAACATCACATGCTGGAAAGACttcaaatgtttgaaaatgttagCTTTTTTtgaacaacagcaaaaacaaaaagaatttTGACAAAACAGCAAGAAAGGCTGTATTTGCTCTGAAAATAAACAGAGATTATTTGTCTTTTGAAAATATCCTGGTCACCAGAAATCTTTAGCATGTTACTGGTCATTACAGATTGAAAATAGTCATGTCTGAAGCTGAAGTATTCACAGGCAATCGTCAAAGGGGCATTTGCCTTTTGTCACACTCCTTCACATTTATTGTCTCGTCTGCACCCCATTATGCTGCTTCCAATATCTACAACTGACTTCCTCAACATGCTCATTACAATAATGGTAAAAATGCcggaactgctgtacttttccagcaccacactaatctagactcattACAGTAATGGACCTGATAGCACACGCCTCAACCTTCTTGGATGGGTACCTCCAACTGATCAATGGTCGGGCCCCTTACTAGTCTCCATGCAGTTCCCCATCTGACCTTCAGCAAATCCCTGTACTGTTTGTGCTGGGCCTGTAGGACGGAAGGTGGTCCAGTCCCTGGACAGCAGAACTCTTGACCCGAACCATCCCAAGCAGCCGGTTGACCGTGTCTAAGCCCCTGAGTTGACATAGGACATAGCTGATTAAGGCAGGACCACCAACTGACAACAGTCCTCCTTGACCTAACTGAAAACTACCCCTTAGACCATGAGAAGTGGCTGTTAGTTGAACATTTGATGTGTATGTTGGGTACActgctggcacatggtgcaggtgtgagattgacaTTGCACAGTAACATATCAACTCCTTTGACTGATCATTGCTGACATCCATGACAAGCAGCCTAACCTTGTGCCTGCACTGAACTGCAGGACAATGCAGAAATATTTCGCAACATTAAGTTCTGAATGAGGTAgcaaagcacaaaaaggcaaAACAGAGATGATATCAGCATCTGAGTAGGCACAAAATGAATGGGAACTAAGAGAGCAAATGAGGAGCCTTGAGATGCACAACTCCAAGAGCTGAGTGGTTGTTCCTGCATGCAGAGTGCCCTGGCCTCAGCTTTGGAATGAAAGGTGTCAGTAGCCATCAAAACGTAGAAGTGATAGAGAGGGTCTAGGGGATTGAAGTCAAGATGGATCCATTTTCGCTTCTCCTGGGTTTGCTGAATTTATCTCCCTTAGATGTACATAGGAGAAAGCTTTTAAGCATCCTCACTTTTATGTGCAAGGAAGAACGTTCTGATGTGTAGGGTGTCTGAGAACCCTCCGGGGTGGCATAATTTAATTATGAAATAcatgacttgattgagttttttttgaagaagtaacaaagaggattgatgagggcagagcggtagatgtgatctatatggacttcagtaaggcatttgacaaggttccccatgggagattgattaacaaggttagatctcatggaatacagggagaactagacatttggatatagagctggctcaaaggtggtggtggtggagggttgtttttcagactggag is a genomic window of Hemiscyllium ocellatum isolate sHemOce1 chromosome 12, sHemOce1.pat.X.cur, whole genome shotgun sequence containing:
- the LOC132821007 gene encoding toll-like receptor 7 isoform X1, with amino-acid sequence MVKATSASALILLCFLFLLKIVVPLTPRWIPRSLPCDVSIGNNGSSIQVDCRSNRLQNIPANIPANTTSLNLADNQISYISSHHFSNLQNLTKLDLSWNLSPGKSMVIANDSFSSLRNLQELYLDQNHLDKIPKKLSLSLQLLSLNGSKILNVTKEDLPDLSNIETLHLSQNCYYHNPCNVSNHIGDGAFSSGNKLKTLSLGSNNLTSVPRKLPETLSSLYLHKNKIQIINHDDFEHLIDLEYLDLSQNCPRCFNAPFPCEPCPGDSSMHIHLYAFQRLSKLQTLILSSNSLHKIQSDWFQNCTNLKVLHLQMNFLIDEIATGDFLNYLPRLEELDLSFNYKITRYLKNINLSRNFSKLVALRELIIKGYVFKQLESQDLKPLYVLNNLTVLNLGTNFIKQANLTIIQKSTSLKIVDLSENRISPPSVNRNLLHDSTYKDKPLPFVESSLNKPNLLPGYTHLGYESLNDDDNNILGPKMQWACHSYGMTLDLSLNNIFFISPKQFKGFEKIRCLNLSANAIGQALNGTEFASLPNLKYLDLSYNRLDPAYDNAFKELWQLEVLDLSHNPHYFIVEGVTHKMGFIENLKYLKVLNLSNNGIFTLTEKGLNSASLEVLKFHGNRLDILWKKEDCRYINLFKNLTNLTYLDLSYNQLEHIPSEIYENLPRKLSYLSLSHNKLKMFNWDELHLSKNLLTLDLSHNYLTIVPDRLYNCTKSLQKLLLKDNKIIQLPISFFTSANRVKYLDLSYNEIKILQQTVFPTSEQLFLEVLVLKGNPFYCICELVPFIAWINTCDLDIPQLATDVTCESPESHRGQSIILLDQHTCAMNDLAASLSLASAIIIFCTLFMALTHHLFYWDVWYLYNLCTSKLNQYQYRTLKVQSCSYDAFIAYDTSDLAVTDWVVNELLVHLEDKGERQFCLCLEERDWELGMPVVENLSQSIHKSKKTVFLLTRKYVKTGTFKTAFYMAHQRLMDKNEDVIVLILLEPVLINSKYLKLRKRLCRSSVLHWPKNPNSEDFFWQCLRNAITANNKSRYNTIAEFT
- the LOC132821007 gene encoding toll-like receptor 7 isoform X2 — its product is MVKATSASALILLCFLFLLKIVVPLTPRWIPRSLPCDVSIGNNGSSIQVDCRSNRLQNIPANIPANTTSLNLADNQISYISSHHFSNLQNLTKLDLSWNLSPGKSMVIANDSFSSLRNLQELYLDQNHLDKIPKKLSLSLQLLSLNGSKILNVTKEDLPDLSNIETLHLSQNCYYHNPCNVSNHIGDGAFSSGNKLKTLSLGSNNLTSVPRKLPETLSSLYLHKNKIQIINHDDFEHLIDLEYLDLSQNCPRCFNAPFPCEPCPGDSSMHIHLYAFQRLSKLQTLILSSNSLHKIQSDWFQNCTNLKVLHLQMNFLIDEIATGDFLNYLPRLEELDLSFNYKITRYLKNINLSRNFSKLVALRELIIKGYVFKQLESQDLKPLYVLNNLTVLNLGTNFIKQANLTIIQKSTSLKINLLTLDLSHNYLTIVPDRLYNCTKSLQKLLLKDNKIIQLPISFFTSANRVKYLDLSYNEIKILQQTVFPTSEQLFLEVLVLKGNPFYCICELVPFIAWINTCDLDIPQLATDVTCESPESHRGQSIILLDQHTCAMNDLAASLSLASAIIIFCTLFMALTHHLFYWDVWYLYNLCTSKLNQYQYRTLKVQSCSYDAFIAYDTSDLAVTDWVVNELLVHLEDKGERQFCLCLEERDWELGMPVVENLSQSIHKSKKTVFLLTRKYVKTGTFKTAFYMAHQRLMDKNEDVIVLILLEPVLINSKYLKLRKRLCRSSVLHWPKNPNSEDFFWQCLRNAITANNKSRYNTIAEFT